The Thermococcus sp. 4557 genomic sequence GGGATCTCCCATCCACTCGCCTCAACGTTCTCTTCTAAATGCTTTACTGTTGAAGGTCCGGTTAGGGCACATATTACCCCCTCATGGGCAAGAACCCAAGCAATGGCAACTTGTACTAGGGTCTTACCGTATTTTTCTCCCAACTCGGCAAACTTTTTGGCTATTCTCAAGCCGTGTTGAAAGCGTTCCCTCTGGAAAAGTGGGTCTAAATAGCGTATATCCTCAGGTTCAAACTGTTGGTTTTCTTTAAACTTCCCTGCGAGCAAGCCTCTTCCCGTTGTGCTGAAAGCAATGATTCCCAAATTGTATTTCCTGTAAAGTGGTAAAAGTTTTTCATACGATTCTCTTGCAACTGCACTAAACTCTGCAAGAACTGAGAAAGGCTTTCCAAGCCTGCAGTATTCCTCCGTAACATCTAAAGGCAAGTGCCCAACACCATAATGTCTAATTTTTCCCTCTTCAATAAGATCTTCCAGCGCTTCAATGGTTTCCTCTATTGGCGTAGTTGGGTCATGGAAGTGAACTTGGTAGAGGTCGATATAATCGGTCTGGAGTCTCTTGAGGCTCTCCTCACAGGCTTTTTTGATGTAGTCTTTGGAGAGGTTTGGCTTTATGCCGCTCCTAACCCCCACTTTCGTAGCTATATAAATGTCTTCACGGAAGGGTTTTACAATCTCTCCCAAAATTTCCTCAGCGTTCCCATAGGCTTCCGCAGTGTCAAAGAAGTTAATCCCAAGTTCATAGGCACGGTGAATCATTCTCTTGAACTCTTCAAGATTTTTTACTCCATAAACCCCGCTTAAAGAGTACGTACCAATCCCTATCTCGGAAATTCTCAAACCCCTATGCTTTCGATATTCCATAAATTTGCCCCCCTACCATTCGGAGTTATTTCAAGCTCTGCAAAAATGTGTTTTTATCGCTTAGATTATATTGCGCTGCATTATGCTATTGTTTCTACCTATTTTGCAAAAGGTATATAAGGGTTTGTCAAAATCACAGCTAACTCTTTGAAAATAATCATGACTCTGGGGAAGGTTTTGATATGGAGATTATAATACTTGGTTCAGGAGTGACAACGGTGTTCCAAAACCCCTGTGCACCTGTGAGAACTGCTCGAGGGCCAGAAAGTCCCCCTCATACCGGCGAACACGTTTTTCGGCGTATATCCTGAGATTAACGTGCTGATAGACCCCTCGCCCGATCTGCACTACCACCCGGAGCGCTTGAACAAAAAGATAGAGCACATTTTCATCACCCACGCCCACTTTGACCACATAGGTGGACTTCCTGAACTTCAGATTTTTAAACACATTAAGCTTTACGGGCATCCTAAAAGCCTCGAGGTAGCGAAATACCTGCAAAAGCTTTTTGTCGGGGAGAGCAGGTGGCACTGGGAGTATCTTCCACTGGAATTCAACAGGTGGTACGACTTTGGCTTTAAGGTTTACCACTTTAGAGTCGCCCATCAGCCGATAGAAGCTGAGGGGGGATTTATACTCCAAATCGAGAGCACCAAGATAGTTATCACCGGTGATACCGGCCCGGAGGTACTTAAGGATGAAAGAACTCTGGAAGAAATGAGGGGTGTTGATCTGCTCATTGCGGACATGACGCACAGGCATTCAATTTCGGGAGTTCATCTTGGGGTTGATGATGCGGTGAGGCTGGCACAGCAGGTAAACGCAAAGAAGACAGTTTTTGCCCACATCAGCCACACGAACTACGCCCACGAAGAGCTTAAAGAAAGGGTAAGGCCATATATGGTGGCTAGGGACTTCATGCACGTGCACGTTTAGAGAAATTGTGCATTAAAGTAAACGAAAGAGAGCAAGAAAGAGAGAAGCTCACTCCTTCTTGACGTGCTTCTCGACGAACTCCTTGAGGACGTCCCTGAGCTTCGGCTCGCCGATCTCCTCGAGCTCGTACCTGACCCTGACGGCCGGCTTGTTGAGCTTCATGACGCGGCGGAGGTCGATGGGGGTACCCATGATGACGACGTCGGCGTCGGCCCTGTTGATGGTCTCCTCGAGCTCCCTAATCTGCTTCTCGCCGTAGCCCATGGCCGGCAGGATGACGTCGAGGTGGCTGTACTTCTTGTAGGTGTCGATGATCGAGCCGACGGCGTAGGGCCTCGGGTCGATTATTTCCTTGGCTCCGTACTTCTTGGCGGCGATGTAACCGGCACCGTACTTCATGCCGCCGTGGGTGAGG encodes the following:
- a CDS encoding aldo/keto reductase, coding for MEYRKHRGLRISEIGIGTYSLSGVYGVKNLEEFKRMIHRAYELGINFFDTAEAYGNAEEILGEIVKPFREDIYIATKVGVRSGIKPNLSKDYIKKACEESLKRLQTDYIDLYQVHFHDPTTPIEETIEALEDLIEEGKIRHYGVGHLPLDVTEEYCRLGKPFSVLAEFSAVARESYEKLLPLYRKYNLGIIAFSTTGRGLLAGKFKENQQFEPEDIRYLDPLFQRERFQHGLRIAKKFAELGEKYGKTLVQVAIAWVLAHEGVICALTGPSTVKHLEENVEASGWEIPKEDLRELEEFFKREDEWLRQKQKESIKQILIEPLQEPQRDFVDLIYVIETAVSLGIIEEKEILPIFYELYSLRKELDKEDVSEKLKDIQAQLRKVIPLDAL
- a CDS encoding MBL fold metallo-hydrolase — protein: MLIDPSPDLHYHPERLNKKIEHIFITHAHFDHIGGLPELQIFKHIKLYGHPKSLEVAKYLQKLFVGESRWHWEYLPLEFNRWYDFGFKVYHFRVAHQPIEAEGGFILQIESTKIVITGDTGPEVLKDERTLEEMRGVDLLIADMTHRHSISGVHLGVDDAVRLAQQVNAKKTVFAHISHTNYAHEELKERVRPYMVARDFMHVHV